Proteins encoded within one genomic window of Sphingosinicella ginsenosidimutans:
- a CDS encoding PilZ domain-containing protein — MLAQDRVEETSFSFSADVPLPPDRRHQDRHIKILRVGAIFVDGRRELCLIRNISAGGLMAHVYSSVRPGQHVTVELKTNQQVEGRVVWVREANAGVAFDHEVDIEELLANPAQLDNGWKARAPRVEVDRACVLRVGARTYRVRTRDISQSGIKIEFDRPIGSDTQVMVTPEDFRPVAGTVRWQQGGACGISFNQLVPLAELIAWLKRR; from the coding sequence ATGCTGGCCCAGGACCGGGTCGAGGAGACCAGCTTCTCCTTCTCAGCCGATGTGCCGTTGCCGCCGGACCGGCGGCACCAGGATCGTCACATCAAGATTCTTCGCGTCGGCGCGATCTTCGTCGACGGCCGTCGCGAGCTTTGCCTGATCCGCAACATCTCCGCGGGCGGCCTGATGGCGCATGTCTACTCCAGCGTCCGGCCTGGCCAGCACGTGACCGTCGAGCTCAAGACCAATCAGCAGGTCGAGGGCCGGGTCGTCTGGGTGCGCGAGGCCAATGCCGGCGTCGCCTTCGATCACGAAGTCGATATTGAGGAGCTGCTCGCCAATCCGGCGCAGCTCGACAATGGCTGGAAGGCGCGGGCGCCACGCGTCGAGGTCGATCGAGCCTGCGTGCTCCGCGTCGGCGCGCGCACCTATCGCGTGCGCACCCGCGACATTTCCCAGAGCGGTATCAAGATCGAGTTCGACCGGCCGATCGGGTCGGATACGCAGGTCATGGTGACGCCAGAGGATTTCCGTCCCGTTGCCGGCACCGTGCGGTGGCAGCAGGGCGGGGCCTGCGGCATCTCGTTCAATCAGCTCGTGCCGCTGGCCGAGCTGATCGCCTGGCTCAAGAGGCGCTAG